DNA from Salmo trutta chromosome 14, fSalTru1.1, whole genome shotgun sequence:
taaataatggtaaaataaaaatgtacaggtCAGAGGGGCAAGGCAAGCACTGAGAGTAGCTACAATTTTTATTTCTATGATTTTTTTGCATCTTTATTTATAAGTTATTATGGATATACAGTATTGTTTTGTCATAAGTTCAGCATGGTAAGCATATGATTAATGCATGAATGATACGTGGTAAAGTTATTTGTTTGTTCTCTAGTGCTATGATGAATTAGTAACAAATATTCAACAGTTAATCATGCAACAACCTGACACACACAATATCATCAACAATCATTGATTTGTTTAAAATGCATCATAGAATGTCATCCATAAAAAAGATGTATTAAATTAATGTAGCCAATAGTTAGAATCTATAGATAATTTCCTTTAAATCACATTTTCCTTTCCTCCAagctcctctcctctttttcctGATATTCCCGATATTCCCCAACTTCTGCATCATTCCCTTAAACTGTTGACCCATGTCAAACCCTCCCTCCGTGCTTCCCTCtggaatctctctctcttcctcatccctcTTTCCTGTCCCCATTCACAAACTAATTTCCTTCCTTCTCGTTCctgttccctctcttctctgttttttcatgttgtttttcagtctttttAGCAGTTCCCTGAGGTTCTGAAGCTCCCACTCTTCTTCTCCCTTCTCCTGACACATCTGTCTATGTTTCTGATTGGTAACCATTTCATCCACCATCCTCCCCAACTCCTCCCTAAGTCTCTGCACGTCCTCTCTGCTCTTATGGTCCTCCTCGACTGCTCTCACTCTTTTCAGGGCAAGCTTGTCAACTAACCTCTCCAACTCATATATAAAGCTTAGTGCCTCTACCTCCATTCCAcggtctctttctttctccatctGCTTCAACAAGAGCTCATCTTGAAGCCTCGCTAGCTTCTCTCTGAATATCCTGTGTTCCAAATTCTCCACATTAACTTGCATTCTCTCCCTTTCATTGATCCTTTTCTTAAGTCTGGCAAAGCCATCCAATTGGCCCTTAAGTTGCTCCCTAAACTCCACCAATAGCAGTTGAGCTTCTTGGTGCATCTCCACAGTGTAGCAGCGGTCTGTGCCCTGATCCAAAATGGAGTCGACCTTTCCCAGTAACCCTGTGACTTCCAGCTCTTCACCAATGCTCTTTGGGCAGACGTGAAAACGTCCCCCGCACTCCTCAACCAGCCTCTgggcctctctctccttcagaagATCCTCGAGACTATCCTTCTGCTCCGGCTCATAGGTGAAGAGGACCTGAGTGAAACCATGGGCCTTCTCTCCGAACATCCTTCGGATGCACtgagcccctctcctctcctgctctgtgAGATGACCCAATGGCGCCACCAGGAGAAAAGAGTGGACCCCCTTGGAACactcagacagggacagacactCCATAGCCCAGTCCTGTAGATAAGTTGTCACAATTTATTTGAAGTGCCTTTCACAGTGGGTAAATCTCAATTGTATTTCCTTTATTCCTCACGTCCTCCCTCCTTGTCTCCTTCTCAAAGCAGATTGGAGCAGAAGATCTGATGTTCCTCCAATGTATTTTCAGAACGAGGCAAGGGGATGTGACAGGTGGAATCAAGGATGTACAATTGAGATTCACCCAGTCTCAACACACTCTACAGAGAAAAACAGAACATAAATAAGAACAAGAAACAACAACAGAGAAATCCAAAACAGACAAACAGCAGACACTGACGTTACAATTTAAaatggttatggtactggttaaagttagggttagggtaagggttaaggttagcgttAGGGTAGTGACATCCCAATGATTCCTATAGCACATGACAAGGCAGACACAAGCACAGCAGACTATGCCACACCACACTCACCTGTAGCGCCCCCTGGCTCTGGGTGGTGGTTACTGCACCAGGCATGTTTACCACAGAGAGGGAGCGTCCTGAGATGGTGCCTGTAGTACCCCAGAGTCTGGTGGTCCCCAGGGGCTTCTCTTCACCTCCTTTCAGGGCAGCCCATAATATAGCTCCAGGGTCGCAGATGAAAACCAATGTACGTTCTGGTCACGAAAGAGGGAAGGATTTAGTGCAATTAAAGATTGAGTATTATACAAGTTGTCTGATAGGGGAAATCTGAACTTGACTTGCAATAATTTTACACATAAAAAAAAGAAAGCAAACATTATAATGGGTGTCAGCTAGTGTACAGATACATTGTCAACATAAATCTGAGCCAAGGCAAGAGTGTGCCGTTTTGACTAGGCTAGTAATCGTGCATAtcttatatctttatgtttggagcaaaatAATATACAGAACTAAACTCACCAGATGGGTTTTTCATATTGAATCAGCTAAACCACGTTCActtcaaatgccccttcaactaCCTTTTACCAGCAGTTCTCAAGTACTGACAGGTTTTTAACGTCTCGCCTGGGAATCTGTACTTTGTACAATAGTAGTAATATAAAACATGACTAGCAGTAATATAAAACATGAATGTTTTGTATAAATCTGGCCAATGAATGACTTGGGGCAATAAACAGCCAAAGGCATAAATGTGTAAACCTTCAGGTAAAATATTTTCAGATGTGATAAAAGCAAACAGGTTGACTATAGCTGTTTGGTGAGAAAGATATGCAATTTGATACTTTCAATGAAACCAAAGGTCTTGGACATGAAGCTTAATGCTGTTTTGAAATTGTGCTTTAAGAGGATGGTTATGGTAACAAGCGGATCAGTAGAAAATGGTCTTACTGTAGTAAACCAAAGACTCATAAATTGAACTGTATCAAACAGTTCaagcatatggaaaccacatgttcgACCACGTTCCATTTTTTACATTCCGGCCATTACAATGAgagtcctcctatagctcctcccaccagcctcataTGTTACAGTTATCCAGTGGTGTAAgttatttaagtaaaaatactttaaagtactacttaagtattttgggggggtatctttactttactctTTATATTTAACTTttgacttttacttcactacaaatagtgtactttttacgccatacattttccctgacagcgaaaagtactcgttacattttgaatgatagCAGGAtgggaaaatggtccaattcatgcaatTATCAAGAGAAcctccctggtcctccctactggctctgatctggtggactcactaaacacaaatggttTGTTTgtgaattatgtctgagtgttggagtgtgcccctggctatccgtaaattaaaaaacaagaaaattgtacTGTCTGGTTTATTTAAtctaaggaatttgaaattatttatactttaacttttgatacttaggtatattttagcaacatatactgctcaaaagaataaagggaacacttaaacaacacatcctagatctgaatgaaagaaataatcttattaaatacttttttctttacatagttgaatgtgctgacaacaaaatcacacaacaataatcaatggaaatccaatttatcaacccatggaggtctggatttggagtcacactcaaaattaaagtggaaaaccacactacaggctgatccaactttgatgtaatgtccttaaaacaagtcaaaatgaggctcagtagtgtgtgtggcctccacgtgcctgtatgacctccctacaacgcctgggcatgctcctcatgaggtggcggatggtctcctgagggatctcctcccagacctggactaaagcattcgccaactcctggacagtctgtggtgcaacgtggcgttggtggatggagcgagacatgatgtcccagatgtgctcaattggattcaggtctggggaatggtcgggccagtccatagcatcaatgccttcctcttgcaggaactgctgacacactccagccacatgaggtctagcattgtcttgcattaggaggaacccagggccaaccgcaccagcatatggtctcacaaggggtctgaggatctcatctcgggaacctaatggcagtcaggctacctctggcgagcacatggagggctgtgcggcccccccaaagaaatgccaccccacaccatgactgacccaccgccaaaccggtcatgctggaggatgttgcaggcagcagaacgttctccacggcgtctccagactctgtcacgtctgtcacgtgctcagtgtgaacctgctttcatctgtgaagagcacaggacgccagtggcgaatttgccaatcttggtgttctctggcaaatgccaaacgtcctgcacggtgttgggctgtaagcacaacccccacctgtggacgtcgggccctcataccaccctcatggagtctgtttctgaccgtttgagcagacacgtgcacatttgtggcctgctggaggtcattttgcagggctctggcagtgctcctcctgctcctccttgcacaaaggcagaggtagcggtcctgctgctgggttgttgccctcctacaacctcctccacgtctcctgatgtactggcctgtctcctggtagcgcctccatgctctggacactacgttgacagacacagcaaaccttcttgccacagctcgcattgatgtgccatcctggatgagctgcactacctgagccaattgtgtgggttgtagactccgtctcatgctaccactagagtgaaagcaccgccagcattcaaaagtgaccaaaacatcagccaggaagcataggaactgagaagtggtctgtggtccccacctttagaaccactcctttattgggggtgtcttgctaattgcctataatttccacctgttttctattccatttgcacaacagcatgtgaaatttattgtcaatcagtgttgcttcctaagtggacagtttgatttcacagaagtgtgattgacttggagttacattgtgttgtttaagtgttccctttattttttgagcagtgtatttaaactaaatacttttagacttttactcaagtagtattttactgggtgactttatttttacttgagtcgttttcaattaaggtatctttacttttactcaagtataaccagattacaggcaacattcgctctgagctaaagggtagagctgccgctttcaaggtgcgggactctaacccggaagcttataagaaatcccgctacgccctccgacgaaccatcaaacagacaaagcatcaatacaggactaagatcgaatcttactacaccggctccgacgctcgtcggatgtggcaggacttgcaaactattacaaactacaaagggaagcacagccgagagcagcCCAGTGACatgaacctaccagacgagctaaataacttctatgctcgcttcgaggcaagtaacactgaaacatgcatgagaaaaTCAGCTGTtcaggacaactgtgtgatcatgctctccacagccgatgtgagtaagacctttaaacaggtcaacattcacatcgGGCCGCAggtccagacggattaccaggacgtgtactccaagcatgcgctaaccaactggcaagtgtctgcactgacattttcaacctctccctgtccgagtctgtaataccaacatgttttaagcagaccaccatagtccctgtgcccaagaacactaaggtaaccagcctaaatgactaccgacccgtagcactcacgtctgtagtcatgaaatgctttgaaaggctggtcatggctcacatcaacaccattatcccagaaaccctagaccaactccaatttgcataccaccccaacagatccacagatgatgcaatctcttttgcactccacactgcccttttacacctggacaaaaggaacacctatgtgagaatgctattcattgagaccagctcagcgttcaacaccatagtgccctcaaatctcatcactaagctaaggaccctgggactaaacacctccctctgcaactggatcctggacttcctgaccggcagcccccaggtggtaagggtaggtaacaacacatccgccacgctgatcctaaacacgggggcccctcaggggtgcgtgctcagtcccctcctgtactccctgttcactcatgacctcatagccaggcacgactctaacaccatcattaagtttgccaatgacacaacagtgttaggcctgatcaccgacaacaatgagacagcctatagggaggaggtcagagacctgaccgtgtggtgcaaggacaacaactctccctcaaagtgatcaagacaaaggagatggttgtggactacaggaaaaggaggaccaagcacgcccccattctcatcgacggggctgtagtggagcaggttgagagcttcaagttccttggtgtccacatcaccaacaaactagaatggtccaagcacaccaagacagtcgtgaagagggcacgacaaaacctattccccctcaggagactgaaaagatttggcatgggtcatcagattctcaaaaggttttacagctgcaccatcgagagcatcctgactggtatgGCGACTGCTTGGCCTaaaaccgcaaggcactacagagagtagtgcatacggcccagtacatcaccggggccaagcttcctgccatccaggacctctataccaggcggggtcagaggaaggccctaaaaattgtcaaagactccagccaccctagtcatagactgttctctctgctaccgcacggcaagcggtaccggaacaccaagtctaggtccaagaggcttttgaaacagcttctacccccaagccataagactcctgaacatctaatttaatggctacccagactatttgcattgcctttCCGCCCCtctacactgctgctgctctctgttattatctatgcatagtcattttaataactttacctacatgtacatattacctcagttacctcgacaccggtgcccccgtacattgactctgtaccgttaccccctctatatagctccactattgttatttactgctgctctttaattatttgttattcttatctcttacttttttaggtattttcttaaaaatgcgttgttggttaagggcttgtaaataagtatttcactgtaaggtctacacctgttgtattcgtcacatgtgacaaatataatttgatttgagtacttttttcaccactgatGATCTACCGACTGCTCTGAACTTACTGAATGCTCTTCCTTGTTTTCAACTCACTGTCACCTCCCATACCAAACACTAGATGGCGATACTTTGCCACAAATAATCCATCCCAGTCAAAACCAATGCTATTGACAATGACCTAAAATACTGCCGATCCATATgacaatgctgcagacattttcccACAACCTATAAAATGATCCTGCCAATAACAGACAACCTTGACGTGAAGCAGCCTCACATCAAAACTCAAGATGGGGGTCCGACACCATGGCAACCAACACATTTAATCCAATCTAATCTCACCATGGATTTGACTGCACGGAATGGACATAAGGCCAATGAAGGGGTGAGGTGTCAAAGGTCAACAAAAGAAGACACAGACAGATAATAGGTCTGTGATATCTGCAATCCTTGGGATGGCCCTACCCCATTGAAATTGATATttaaatggttagggttaggtaagggttaaggttagggtaaaggtagGGGTTTTGGTTTTGGTTTTAGGGTACGGATGTCTCAAGGATTCTGGATAGCACTCACCACAGATAATAGGGGGAGAATGAAATTGTCCCATCTGCAGTGAGAAGTCAAGATCAGGTCAAACCGTGTTTTGTGTAGTTGTAAGATGGACCACTACTGAGCAGACTGACCATTCAAGATTGATATTGACAGAAGGACTGAAAGGTACTAGGTTTGGGTTGGGCTGTCTCCTGAAAAGAGAAGAAGACTATTCACTCACTGTTTGAGTACTGGTAGCAAATAGTCTATTCTTattttttatattatattatttaaaTACCTTTATTCTGTGGAAGTTTGTTGGGTGTGCATTGCATAGGGATCTTTCTACACAGTGTTATTTTGAACAATCAGCTTGGGCTGTCTTCTCCTATTCACTAACACGACCAGTAAAGTGCTGTGCATTGGCAGGAGAAGTAACAAGTACGACTGTGAAAGAGATTTCAGAAGAATATATGTCACTATCATGTcagtgaaagagagaggttgTTGAGTAGAAGTCACTTGTGACGTGACAAGAGATGAAAGAAAGTTaaacttcctttctttctctttctccctcgcttccctccctttctctctctctctctctctctccctctgccattCCCCCCCATCTCCAAGGCAACCTGCAAAATAGCATCCCAGCTGGGCCTGTCTTGGTGGAATGCATTTTTTCAGGAGACGTCTGACGTTGTCTACGCACTACTGTAAATATCACACTGAACAACAGGCACAGAACGAGCAACTCTTTAACTCTATCCCCGCCATGTTGTATCTTTAATGCTATCTATATGATATAGTGTATTATCTGTTAGGTTGGAATCAGGGTGTTTCTCTCACCAAACCTGGTACTTCTGGATGTAGGCCTATCTGGTTCTGTttgggaaactgttgagaatgTTCAACTGTTGTGGGTAAATGCATGGGGTCAAGGGTTTGGGAATTGGGACAGTGTCAGTTGAGCTGGGGGCTGGGCCGGCCGGGTTGCCACTCACTCCGATCCATATTCTCCCCGTCCCTCCGCTCTCCGCCCGTCATTAGCCTACACCCCGCTGTGATGTCATAAAGAGCCAGCCAGCGGAGTTCAAAGCGGCAGCGGGGAGGGTTCAGCCCTAAACGTTCCATCAACCCTGTGGTTGACTGTTGCTTGTAATGACTGTGTTTGGGGTAATGAATGACGGCAATAAACTGCCATACATCATTCTCTCTGTGACAGAGGGCAGCCCAGCTATCCATAACCTCAGGGCCTAAGCTACATGGGAAAACACTGGTGACCCAGACTACTCTATGCAGCCTAAATGAAGGGTGATACTGTAACATGTGTGAGCACGTGTACTGGGGTGTATTCAGTAGGGACCAAACAGAGCCAAACAAAAGCAAACGGATCGAAACAGGGTGGGACCTATGTGATTttttccaatagaaactctctttttcattgcaaaacgttttctgTTAATGAACCTTATGGAATGGTTAGCTATGGTGAGCACTAATGACTATACCCCGAacaaggaaaaactctgggccttGGTTGTAGCGTAACTCAGAGTTTTTTTCTGGTCAGATCTCACGGTCAACTTCAGGCCTCAGAAGGCTTAGGTCTTAAAGGTTGAGTCTTTTATGTGAACTGTGTTGAGGACACCTTCGCTGGACCTTCATAATAGaatggcagctttattaaatcaTAGAGGCACTTACATAGAGAGTTTCAAgtgtatacagatgtaggatcttaatttgatcaccttgtTGCAGAATAACTTtcttgcaatgcaggaaatgtaaaacttgtactGTATTTGAGTTTAAAAAGGCTTTGgaagtttgtaatttctactttgaaatttcagacttgattttcccttacaaaaaatgtatcacacctacaaaaatgtccattaattataataatatttcctgttactgcaggattatttctgggtgtagcaaactggctcaaatgaagatcctacatctgtaatggaTTCACTCCTCTCCAGCCCTctacctttctccctctctaacttaCAGTAAACACTTACAGTAAACGTCTTCATTGACCAAAACATTCAGATCTCTACAGACCT
Protein-coding regions in this window:
- the LOC115147412 gene encoding GTPase IMAP family member 4 encodes the protein MKNPSERTLVFICDPGAILWAALKGGEEKPLGTTRLWGTTGTISGRSLSVVNMPGAVTTTQSQGALQDWAMECLSLSECSKGVHSFLLVAPLGHLTEQERRGAQCIRRMFGEKAHGFTQVLFTYEPEQKDSLEDLLKEREAQRLVEECGGRFHVCPKSIGEELEVTGLLGKVDSILDQGTDRCYTVEMHQEAQLLLVEFREQLKGQLDGFARLKKRINERERMQVNVENLEHRIFREKLARLQDELLLKQMEKERDRGMEVEALSFIYELERLVDKLALKRVRAVEEDHKSREDVQRLREELGRMVDEMVTNQKHRQMCQEKGEEEWELQNLRELLKRLKNNMKKQRREGTGTRRKEISL